GAGCGTCGTGCCATTGAGCAAGCTTGGTTGCACGGACAAACCCAATTTGTGATTTGTACCTCTGCTTTTGGCCTAGGGATTAACAAGCCAGATTGTCGCTGGGTAGCGCATTTTCACGTTCCTTTCCTATTGTCAGAATATGTACAGGAGATTGGCCGAGCGGGACGAGATGGAGAACCAGCCACAGCATTGACATTGGTGAGTGAACCCACAGGATGGCTGGATTCTGGAGATAAACAACGTCGTCAATTTTTTGCTGATAAGCTGCGATCGCAACAGCAAACCGCTAGTCAGTTAAGCCACAAACTTCCGCGTCAAGGCACTGTAGAAGCGGTATTACGGCAGTTTCCCGATGGGGCGATCGCCCTCTCTTTATTGCAAGCTGCTGGACAACTGCGTTGGCAAGATCCATTTCATTATGCAATTACCTCTACTCATCAAAATTTCGCTGCTTCGAGCCAACTTCAGACCCAAGCAATGGCTCAAATGACGGATTATCTAAGCACTCAGCAATGTCGGTGGCAGTTTTTGTTAAGCGCTTTTGGCTTCGCCGCAGAGGCAACTAATTTTCGCTGTGGGCACTGCGATCGCTGCAAAGTCTAAACAACTTGGCTTTCCTGAATCTAGAGTCTCAACCGTAAACCTTTGGGTTTTGTATCAAGGTTGACTGTTGTCCATCCCACTGCATCGCTTAGCATCGGACAATCTTGATGAGACTGCTATCCGTTAGTCCCGGTCGCTCAAGGTTAGTTAAAGGCCAGTTAAAGAATTCGCTCTCTAGAATAGAACTAAGAGAGGTTAGTGACTGCTCACTCCTAAGTTGATGAATTAAGTTTACGACAAGGGATAGAAGCAATAAAGA
This region of Trichocoleus desertorum NBK24 genomic DNA includes:
- a CDS encoding helicase-related protein; the protein is MRQPQVFRCNPYRDNLRLLVKTVWTPRGRKQQLLQFIQARPQQAGLVYVRTRRDSESLATWLEQAGYATAAYHAGLSPEERRAIEQAWLHGQTQFVICTSAFGLGINKPDCRWVAHFHVPFLLSEYVQEIGRAGRDGEPATALTLVSEPTGWLDSGDKQRRQFFADKLRSQQQTASQLSHKLPRQGTVEAVLRQFPDGAIALSLLQAAGQLRWQDPFHYAITSTHQNFAASSQLQTQAMAQMTDYLSTQQCRWQFLLSAFGFAAEATNFRCGHCDRCKV